A section of the Marinoscillum sp. 108 genome encodes:
- a CDS encoding EamA family transporter has translation MWLILAFASAFFLGFYDIFKKISLNENAVIPTLFFSTVMASVIMLVLVVVSDMGYLTPDQLMYVPPVSGGDHLRIILKTVIVLSSWIFTFFAMKNLPLTILAPIRSTGPLWTMLGAFVIFSERLNFFQLAGVLVIFVFFYLFSTAGKLEGISFRSNKFIWFLIAGTLLGTCSALYDRYLLRQTDVMAVQAYFTFYQTLLLVPVLLLLWYPGRAKTTTFQWRWSIPFIGIFLLIGDYLYFYSISLPDSLISVISLVRRSNVLIVFLFGAIFYQEKNIRKKGIYLAGILLGLLLLILGR, from the coding sequence ATGTGGCTCATCCTGGCTTTTGCCTCAGCATTTTTTCTTGGTTTTTATGACATTTTCAAAAAGATTTCGCTCAATGAGAATGCTGTGATCCCGACGCTTTTCTTTTCTACAGTGATGGCTTCAGTGATCATGCTGGTATTGGTAGTGGTGTCAGACATGGGATATCTCACGCCTGATCAGCTAATGTATGTACCGCCAGTGAGTGGAGGTGATCATTTGAGGATTATCCTGAAGACGGTGATAGTACTAAGCAGCTGGATTTTTACTTTTTTTGCCATGAAAAACCTGCCGCTAACCATTCTTGCTCCCATTCGTTCCACGGGGCCCCTTTGGACTATGCTTGGAGCTTTTGTGATTTTCTCCGAAAGGCTCAATTTCTTTCAGCTCGCCGGGGTGCTGGTAATTTTTGTCTTTTTCTATCTCTTTTCCACCGCCGGAAAACTCGAGGGTATTTCTTTCCGAAGCAATAAATTCATTTGGTTTCTGATCGCGGGTACACTTTTGGGCACTTGCAGTGCCTTGTACGATCGGTACCTGCTCCGTCAGACAGATGTGATGGCTGTCCAGGCCTACTTTACCTTTTACCAGACATTGTTATTGGTGCCTGTACTTCTCTTGCTCTGGTATCCGGGACGTGCCAAAACCACTACTTTTCAATGGCGATGGAGTATTCCCTTTATTGGTATTTTTCTGTTGATCGGTGACTACCTTTATTTTTATAGCATATCACTACCCGATTCACTCATCTCGGTCATCAGTCTGGTGCGCCGCTCGAATGTGCTCATCGTTTTCCTCTTTGGGGCCATTTTCTATCAGGAGAAAAACATCAGGAAGAAGGGAATCTATCTTGCTGGGATACTGCTGGGTCTGTTACTTCTGATTTTGGGAAGATAG